One part of the Pseudomonadota bacterium genome encodes these proteins:
- a CDS encoding phytanoyl-CoA dioxygenase family protein — protein MKLNQNQLAEFERSGWLFLENLFSAEEVAVLTEDVPRIFSLRREEVVREKDGETPRTAFAAQYYSEPFRRLSRHPRLIEPVRQILDGDVYLHQFKVNAKAAFDGDVWQWHQDYGTWQRDDDMPDARALNIALFLEDVTTFNGPLMLIPDSHRDGVFGAGHDLATTSYPLWTLDKETVTRLADEKGMVAPLGKAGSVLMFHGNLVHGSPGNMSPFSRTIVYISACHVDNHIRKFQRPEWIAHRDFTAIDCLPDDCLTAPS, from the coding sequence ATGAAATTAAACCAAAATCAATTGGCCGAGTTCGAGCGCAGCGGCTGGCTTTTTCTGGAAAACCTGTTCTCCGCCGAGGAAGTCGCCGTTCTTACAGAAGACGTGCCGCGCATCTTTTCGCTTCGGCGCGAAGAGGTGGTGCGTGAGAAAGATGGTGAGACACCGCGCACCGCCTTTGCAGCGCAATACTACTCCGAACCCTTTAGGCGCCTCAGTCGCCATCCCAGGCTGATCGAACCGGTACGCCAAATCCTGGACGGCGATGTTTATCTGCATCAGTTCAAGGTCAACGCCAAAGCCGCCTTTGACGGCGATGTCTGGCAATGGCATCAAGATTACGGTACCTGGCAGCGCGACGATGACATGCCTGATGCTCGGGCGCTCAACATCGCCCTCTTTCTGGAAGACGTAACCACCTTCAATGGCCCGCTCATGTTAATTCCGGACAGCCATCGTGACGGCGTCTTTGGCGCTGGACATGACCTCGCCACCACGTCCTATCCATTGTGGACACTCGACAAGGAAACCGTCACCCGTCTCGCCGATGAAAAAGGCATGGTTGCACCATTGGGCAAAGCCGGCTCGGTGCTGATGTTCCACGGCAATCTCGTACATGGTTCGCCCGGGAACATGAGCCCCTTCAGCCGCACCATCGTCTATATCAGCGCCTGCCATGTCGATAACCATATCCGTAAGTTTCAGCGCCCGGAATGGATCGCCCATCGCGACTTTACGGCTATCGACTGCCTGCCTGACGATTGTCTGACCGCGCCCTCTTAG
- a CDS encoding amidase: MPIGVNLPSVARVRELAESFGIEMSQEEGVAYQGFMQGVVNSSRRVDAMTEDKPEVKYPRTPGARPKPEDNPYNAWYWRSDIKGSGKGILKGLKVGVKDAVCVAGLPMMNGSRLFEGYVPDIDATIVTRILDAGGTIIGKTNCEDMSFSGGSHTCALGPVRNPHNPGHSAGGSSGGSGASIAAGDCELTTGGDQGGSIRIPASWTGIVGHKPTYGLVPYTGAMMIEMTMDHVGPMADNVENCARLLTAMAGPDPLDPRQRGVIPKNYVKDYTAALGKGCKGLKIGVLEDGFGFPDPWGDTGLPGSEKGVDKKVRETIARLQKKGASVTKVSNPRHQDAFHLWSIIILEGSTAFMLKGNGIGTNWSGFYNTQLLDNVAKSAKSRMNDISVSAKLVLLAGEYLQNDYYGRYHAKAQNIRAQINRSYDELLEKYDVLVMPSVPMVAPPIPDNDSPLEERVGNSLNMIHNTACINLTGHPAISVPCGMSNGLPVGFQVVGKHFDDLTVLQVADAVEKLGNWKNM; encoded by the coding sequence ATGCCTATCGGAGTGAATTTACCAAGCGTTGCCCGGGTCCGGGAATTGGCCGAATCTTTCGGCATCGAAATGAGCCAAGAAGAAGGAGTGGCCTACCAGGGATTTATGCAGGGCGTGGTCAATTCCTCGCGCCGCGTCGACGCCATGACCGAGGACAAGCCCGAGGTCAAATATCCCCGCACCCCGGGTGCTCGCCCGAAGCCGGAAGACAATCCTTATAACGCATGGTATTGGCGCTCGGATATCAAGGGGTCGGGCAAGGGAATTCTCAAGGGCCTCAAGGTCGGCGTCAAAGACGCGGTCTGCGTTGCTGGCCTGCCGATGATGAACGGCAGTCGCCTGTTCGAGGGCTATGTGCCCGATATCGACGCCACCATCGTTACCCGAATTCTCGATGCCGGCGGCACCATTATCGGCAAGACCAATTGCGAGGATATGTCGTTCTCGGGCGGCAGCCATACTTGCGCTCTCGGGCCGGTGCGCAATCCGCACAATCCGGGTCATTCGGCCGGCGGCTCGTCAGGCGGCAGTGGCGCGTCCATCGCTGCGGGCGATTGTGAACTCACCACGGGCGGTGACCAAGGCGGATCGATCCGCATTCCCGCGTCTTGGACCGGCATCGTTGGCCACAAACCAACCTATGGCCTCGTGCCCTACACCGGCGCCATGATGATCGAAATGACCATGGATCATGTTGGCCCTATGGCGGACAATGTGGAAAATTGCGCTCGCTTGTTGACGGCGATGGCTGGTCCCGACCCGCTCGATCCCCGCCAGCGCGGCGTTATTCCAAAGAACTATGTGAAGGATTACACCGCCGCCCTCGGCAAAGGCTGCAAAGGGCTCAAGATCGGCGTGCTCGAAGATGGCTTCGGCTTTCCCGATCCGTGGGGCGATACCGGGCTGCCCGGAAGCGAAAAAGGCGTCGATAAGAAAGTGCGGGAGACGATCGCGCGTCTCCAAAAGAAAGGCGCAAGCGTTACCAAAGTTTCTAATCCGCGCCATCAGGATGCCTTTCATCTATGGAGTATCATTATTCTCGAAGGCTCCACCGCGTTCATGTTGAAGGGCAATGGCATCGGCACCAACTGGTCTGGATTCTACAACACCCAGCTACTCGACAATGTGGCCAAATCTGCAAAATCCCGCATGAACGACATATCCGTTTCAGCCAAGCTCGTTTTGCTAGCGGGCGAATATTTACAGAATGATTATTACGGTCGATACCATGCCAAGGCGCAGAATATTCGCGCCCAGATCAACCGCTCGTATGATGAATTGCTGGAGAAGTACGATGTCCTCGTGATGCCGTCGGTGCCCATGGTGGCGCCGCCAATTCCCGACAATGATTCACCGTTGGAAGAGCGTGTCGGCAATTCGCTTAACATGATTCACAACACCGCATGCATTAATCTCACCGGCCATCCGGCTATCAGCGTGCCGTGTGGGATGAGCAACGGACTGCCGGTTGGCTTTCAGGTTGTCGGCAAGCATTTCGATGATCTGACCGTTTTGCAGGTCGCCGATGCGGTGGAGAAACTCGGCAACTGGAAAAATATGTGA
- a CDS encoding aminotransferase yields MSGQQSNSAEARDLAYHLHSFTHLPSLAEDGPLVLESGDGIYVIDNQGRRYIEGISGLWNIVVGFSEERIAEAAYAQMKKLPAYHTFFGRTAAPVIDLAERLIELAPVPMKRVYFVNSGSEANDTAIKMLWMLNKGAGRPEKRKIISRKNAYHGTTVASCSLNGKPYIECFGLPLKEILYTDCPHYWRDGRPGESESDYAQRLADNLEALIQAEGADTIAGFIAEPVMGAGGALVPPQGYFEKIEVVLRKHDIAIIADEVVCGFGRTGSMWGSQTFNFRPDIICTSKCLTAGYFPMGVVLMSPEIDAQLMHAAEALGEFPHGFTTAGHPVGAAVALKTLELITEPGGMFENLCNVAPRFQAGLQSFADHPLVGEARGVGLIGALEIVADKASKTPFAEEHLIGEQVVRAAQRNGLILRPIGESVIFAPPFIINEAEIDDMFVRTRKVLDEIEALVQSNGLRAAAVAAAAE; encoded by the coding sequence ATGAGCGGACAGCAATCAAATTCAGCCGAGGCACGCGACCTCGCCTATCACCTCCACTCCTTCACCCATCTGCCGAGTTTGGCCGAGGATGGGCCACTGGTGCTAGAAAGCGGTGACGGCATCTACGTTATCGACAATCAGGGTCGACGCTACATCGAAGGTATTTCGGGCCTGTGGAACATCGTCGTCGGTTTTAGCGAGGAGCGCATCGCCGAAGCGGCTTATGCGCAAATGAAAAAACTGCCCGCCTATCACACCTTTTTCGGGCGCACGGCCGCGCCGGTGATCGATCTCGCCGAGCGTTTGATCGAACTGGCGCCGGTGCCGATGAAGCGCGTCTATTTCGTCAATTCTGGCTCGGAAGCCAATGACACCGCGATCAAGATGCTGTGGATGTTGAACAAAGGCGCCGGTCGGCCGGAGAAGCGCAAAATCATCTCGCGCAAGAACGCCTATCACGGCACCACGGTCGCCTCGTGCAGCCTCAACGGCAAACCATATATCGAGTGCTTCGGTCTGCCGCTCAAGGAAATCCTCTATACCGATTGCCCGCATTATTGGCGCGACGGCAGACCCGGCGAAAGTGAAAGCGATTACGCTCAGCGTCTGGCTGACAATTTGGAAGCCCTGATCCAGGCCGAAGGCGCCGATACGATTGCCGGCTTCATCGCGGAGCCCGTGATGGGCGCCGGCGGCGCGCTGGTGCCGCCGCAAGGCTATTTTGAAAAGATCGAGGTGGTATTAAGAAAGCACGATATCGCTATTATCGCCGATGAGGTGGTGTGCGGCTTTGGCCGGACGGGCAGCATGTGGGGCTCGCAAACCTTCAACTTCCGCCCCGATATCATTTGCACCTCGAAATGCCTGACGGCGGGTTATTTCCCGATGGGTGTGGTGCTGATGTCGCCTGAAATCGACGCGCAATTGATGCACGCCGCCGAGGCGTTGGGCGAATTTCCGCATGGCTTCACCACGGCGGGCCATCCCGTGGGCGCCGCGGTTGCGCTAAAAACCTTAGAGTTGATCACCGAGCCTGGCGGCATGTTCGAAAATCTCTGCAATGTGGCGCCGCGTTTCCAGGCGGGATTGCAAAGTTTTGCCGATCATCCGTTGGTCGGCGAGGCGCGCGGCGTCGGCTTGATCGGTGCATTGGAAATCGTCGCCGACAAAGCCAGCAAAACACCCTTCGCCGAGGAACATCTAATCGGCGAGCAGGTGGTGCGCGCGGCGCAACGCAATGGATTGATCCTCCGGCCGATCGGAGAATCGGTGATCTTCGCGCCGCCGTTCATTATCAACGAGGCCGAGATCGATGACATGTTCGTCCGCACCCGGAAAGTATTGGACGAAATCGAAGCACTAGTTCAAAGCAATGGATTGCGTGCTGCCGCCGTAGCCGCAGCCGCAGAATAA
- a CDS encoding hydroxyacid dehydrogenase, giving the protein MPKVIIHDAVDPAARALLEARENMEIVTVERDERERLRRELADADSIILRYLPLDADDLRAAPNLKVVARHGVGYDNIDMVAASACGIPVATIGDANSVTVAELALYLMLAAAKQGLVYDAALRSGDWWQIRESAHTIELYEKTVLVVGFGRIGSRVAPRCKAFGMEVMVCDPYIPQTAISAAGFTPAPDFAAALSDADIVTLHTPLNDETRHMIDAPALASMKNGALLVNTSRGQVVDGDALSAAITSGHIYAAGLDVFEEEPPEPGSALLSHTNMVFTPHIGGLTRECFHRSAIVCAQNSLDAMDGKLDPAYVVNPEVL; this is encoded by the coding sequence ATGCCCAAGGTCATCATTCATGACGCCGTCGACCCAGCAGCGCGCGCCCTGCTCGAAGCGCGTGAAAACATGGAAATCGTCACCGTCGAACGCGATGAACGAGAGCGTCTGCGCCGTGAATTGGCCGACGCGGACTCTATTATCCTGCGCTATTTGCCGCTCGATGCCGACGATCTGCGCGCCGCGCCAAATCTCAAGGTCGTCGCCCGCCACGGCGTCGGCTATGACAATATCGATATGGTTGCGGCCAGTGCGTGCGGCATTCCCGTCGCCACCATCGGCGATGCCAACTCGGTCACCGTGGCCGAGCTCGCGCTTTATCTCATGTTGGCCGCCGCCAAGCAGGGCCTGGTCTATGACGCGGCTTTGCGCAGCGGCGATTGGTGGCAGATACGTGAATCCGCTCACACCATCGAGCTGTATGAGAAAACTGTGCTCGTCGTCGGCTTCGGCCGCATCGGCAGCCGCGTGGCGCCGCGCTGCAAAGCCTTCGGCATGGAGGTGATGGTGTGTGACCCTTACATCCCGCAAACCGCGATCAGCGCTGCGGGATTCACGCCGGCGCCGGATTTCGCCGCGGCACTGTCCGACGCCGATATCGTTACCCTGCACACCCCATTGAACGACGAAACCCGTCACATGATCGACGCGCCGGCCCTGGCAAGCATGAAAAATGGCGCTTTGCTGGTAAACACCTCGCGTGGCCAGGTGGTAGATGGCGATGCGTTAAGCGCGGCGATCACGTCGGGTCATATATACGCCGCCGGTCTCGATGTGTTCGAAGAAGAACCGCCGGAGCCCGGCAGCGCGCTCCTAAGCCATACCAACATGGTCTTCACCCCACATATCGGCGGCCTCACCCGCGAATGCTTTCACCGCTCCGCCATCGTCTGCGCGCAAAACTCGCTCGACGCCATGGATGGCAAACTCGACCCGGCCTATGTCGTCAATCCCGAAGTGCTGTGA
- a CDS encoding MFS transporter — translation MNKDQQSNWTIILLAVGAGIITAMQVGKVPPALPVIAEDLELSRVTAGLVASLFFVVGALFGVAVGAIADRFGERRLLFGGLILLALGSLIGGLAAETGILLATRVIEGVGYIAVAVSAPKIISGAARPGDVPLAIGIWSTFMPMGMAIIMVLSPFMLDGIGWQGLWLVNAAVLAAFIAVLPLGLRPKSRRGQEPRSLQQANDGAPRIEAPHAEAPRAFDWPGTKALMARPGPWLLGVIFTLYSLQWFAVMTWLPTFLIETQGRSLTNASLFAALVVFVNVFGNLAAGWIMMRRGAPRWSLIAFSFVIMATTIPLVFSAAVGGDGKILLAIAFSSLSGLLPAACLAGAAAHAPSPAQNAMSNGFVIQGATIGSLLGPPIMGALTSSFGSWENFWWVMLIGPAIGLVVVVRLRSAERRLLGPA, via the coding sequence GTGAATAAAGACCAGCAATCCAACTGGACCATCATCCTGCTGGCGGTCGGAGCGGGAATTATCACCGCGATGCAGGTCGGCAAGGTGCCGCCGGCATTGCCGGTCATAGCCGAGGATCTGGAGCTATCCCGCGTTACCGCCGGCCTGGTGGCGTCGCTGTTTTTCGTCGTCGGCGCGCTGTTCGGCGTCGCCGTGGGCGCCATTGCCGACCGGTTTGGCGAGCGCCGTCTGCTGTTTGGCGGCCTCATCCTTCTGGCTCTCGGCAGCCTGATCGGCGGCCTTGCCGCCGAGACCGGCATCTTGCTGGCCACGCGCGTGATTGAGGGTGTGGGGTATATTGCCGTCGCTGTATCGGCGCCCAAAATCATCTCCGGCGCTGCGCGGCCGGGCGATGTGCCGTTAGCCATCGGCATCTGGTCGACGTTCATGCCGATGGGCATGGCGATCATCATGGTGCTGTCACCGTTTATGCTGGACGGCATCGGCTGGCAAGGCCTGTGGCTGGTCAACGCCGCTGTCTTGGCCGCCTTCATCGCTGTTCTGCCGCTCGGCCTGCGCCCGAAAAGCCGGCGTGGGCAGGAGCCCCGATCGCTACAACAGGCAAACGACGGCGCGCCCAGAATTGAAGCACCACATGCCGAGGCACCGCGCGCCTTCGATTGGCCCGGCACCAAAGCCTTGATGGCGCGCCCCGGCCCGTGGCTGCTCGGCGTTATTTTTACGCTCTATTCGCTGCAATGGTTCGCCGTCATGACCTGGCTGCCGACATTTTTGATCGAGACCCAGGGCCGCTCGCTGACCAACGCATCGCTGTTTGCCGCGCTTGTGGTGTTCGTCAATGTGTTCGGCAACCTCGCCGCCGGCTGGATAATGATGCGGCGCGGCGCCCCGCGCTGGAGTCTGATCGCCTTCTCCTTCGTCATCATGGCGACGACTATCCCGCTGGTGTTTTCCGCCGCCGTCGGCGGCGATGGAAAAATCCTGTTGGCCATCGCCTTCAGCTCGCTCTCCGGCCTGTTGCCCGCCGCCTGCCTCGCCGGCGCGGCTGCACATGCGCCGAGCCCAGCACAAAACGCGATGTCGAACGGCTTCGTCATTCAGGGCGCGACCATCGGCAGTTTGCTTGGCCCGCCGATCATGGGTGCGCTGACGAGCAGCTTCGGCAGCTGGGAAAATTTCTGGTGGGTGATGCTGATCGGCCCGGCGATCGGACTGGTGGTGGTAGTACGGTTGAGGAGCGCGGAGCGGCGCTTACTAGGTCCCGCCTAG
- a CDS encoding cysteine hydrolase — protein MPQQIERMDPARTVLIIVDMENDFVKPGAAFEVPAGREMLPKLKELIGFCRGTGISVIYTTHAHRPDGTDAGRFADIYPAIAEGRGLVDGSDGIEVYADIAPEPGEVIIKKHRYSAFFGTDLDMILRGLGTDTVIVTGVTTENCCHATARDAMFRDYRVAFISDCTATLAYPDLGYGALSADELHRSTLIALAFSTAHVMTAAECIEKVREEANKAAAE, from the coding sequence ATGCCGCAACAGATAGAGCGCATGGATCCGGCGCGGACGGTTTTAATCATCGTCGATATGGAGAATGATTTCGTCAAACCCGGCGCCGCCTTCGAAGTGCCAGCCGGCCGCGAGATGCTGCCCAAGCTGAAAGAGCTGATCGGCTTTTGCCGGGGCACCGGGATCAGCGTCATCTACACTACCCACGCGCATCGGCCGGATGGCACAGACGCCGGACGCTTCGCCGATATATATCCGGCCATTGCCGAAGGCCGAGGGCTGGTGGATGGCTCTGACGGCATTGAGGTCTACGCTGACATCGCGCCCGAGCCCGGCGAAGTGATCATCAAGAAGCACCGCTATAGCGCGTTTTTCGGCACCGATCTCGACATGATCCTACGCGGCCTCGGCACCGACACGGTAATCGTGACCGGCGTCACCACAGAGAATTGCTGCCACGCCACGGCGCGCGACGCGATGTTCCGCGACTACCGCGTCGCCTTCATTTCAGATTGCACTGCCACCCTCGCCTACCCCGACCTCGGCTACGGCGCCCTCTCCGCCGACGAACTTCATCGTTCCACCTTGATAGCGCTGGCATTCTCCACTGCGCATGTCATGACGGCGGCAGAGTGCATCGAAAAAGTGAGGGAGGAAGCGAATAAGGCGGCGGCAGAATAA
- a CDS encoding lytic murein transglycosylase: MWRLRILLFALLTLALLPMSGPFGSPTARAEGDAPDFAVWLEELRIEALGQGISAVILDAALADVKPIPRVIELDRSQPEGTLTFEQYMDRVVPNSRVAKGRERLRENAAALEAVRKVYGVQPRFIVALWGIETNFGQHTGGFSVIASLATLAFDGRRSAYFRAELLDALRILEEGHIAPEAMTGSWAGAMGQSQFMPSSFVRFAIDFDGDGRRDIWTTKLDVFGSAANYLSKSGWKGDQTWGRKIQLPANFDAALASLKISKSLAEWQTLGVRRANGQNLPIVAGMMGSIVFPGSDSGPAFLVYDNFKTTLKWNRSTYFAMAVGHLADRIAGQ; the protein is encoded by the coding sequence ATGTGGCGTTTGCGAATATTATTGTTTGCTCTGCTGACGCTCGCGCTTCTGCCGATGTCCGGCCCATTCGGCAGCCCGACCGCTCGCGCAGAAGGCGACGCACCGGATTTTGCGGTTTGGCTTGAAGAACTGCGAATTGAGGCGCTGGGGCAGGGGATTTCTGCCGTAATCCTCGATGCCGCCTTGGCCGACGTGAAACCGATCCCACGGGTGATCGAACTCGACCGTTCGCAGCCCGAAGGCACGCTTACTTTCGAACAGTATATGGACCGTGTGGTGCCCAACTCACGCGTGGCGAAGGGGCGCGAGAGGCTCAGAGAAAATGCCGCGGCGCTTGAGGCGGTGCGGAAGGTGTATGGCGTGCAGCCGCGATTTATTGTGGCGCTCTGGGGTATCGAGACCAATTTCGGCCAGCATACCGGCGGCTTTTCCGTTATCGCCTCGCTCGCCACGCTCGCCTTTGATGGCAGGCGCAGCGCCTATTTCCGCGCCGAGCTGCTGGACGCGCTCAGAATATTGGAAGAAGGCCATATCGCACCCGAGGCGATGACCGGCAGTTGGGCCGGCGCGATGGGGCAAAGTCAGTTCATGCCATCGAGCTTTGTCCGCTTTGCCATCGATTTCGACGGTGACGGCAGGCGCGATATCTGGACCACCAAATTGGATGTCTTTGGCTCGGCGGCGAATTATCTTTCCAAGTCCGGTTGGAAGGGCGACCAGACATGGGGGCGCAAGATACAGCTTCCCGCTAATTTCGACGCTGCGCTCGCCAGCTTAAAAATTTCCAAATCGCTGGCCGAGTGGCAGACGCTTGGCGTGCGCCGGGCCAACGGTCAAAACCTTCCCATCGTGGCCGGTATGATGGGCTCCATTGTTTTCCCCGGTAGCGATAGCGGGCCAGCCTTTCTCGTCTATGACAACTTCAAAACGACACTCAAATGGAACCGCTCGACCTATTTCGCCATGGCCGTCGGGCATCTTGCCGATCGCATTGCAGGCCAGTAA
- a CDS encoding septal ring lytic transglycosylase RlpA family protein gives MRILRTIAALSALSVGAALLSACDETSLIFHSAKKLNRAIEGEPTAEPPPSLPVPAGYKLGNAYLVEGVRYFPHFDPSYNETGIASWYGEPFHGRNTANGERYDMNELTAAHKTMPMPSTARVTNLENGRTLMLRVNDRGPFVPGRIIDISRRGAQLLGFHKNGTAKVRVEFLEFAPLTVIADREQPKRRLDTEEVVAMESEPTVERPAISSQYLDAPESELGSSGNDELSSTLGPENGTTLTGTFVQIGAFAERANAVTLARQLSGLSRSVISAANINGRTLFRVRMGPIADLEQADSLLAKVIGAGHSDARLIVAQ, from the coding sequence ATGAGAATTTTGCGGACCATCGCTGCTTTGTCCGCCTTGTCCGTGGGCGCCGCACTGCTGTCCGCCTGCGACGAAACCTCGCTCATTTTCCATTCCGCCAAGAAACTCAACCGAGCAATTGAAGGCGAGCCTACGGCCGAACCACCGCCGAGCCTGCCCGTTCCGGCCGGCTATAAGCTCGGCAATGCCTATTTGGTGGAAGGCGTGCGCTATTTTCCGCATTTCGACCCAAGCTATAATGAGACCGGGATCGCTTCCTGGTACGGCGAGCCATTTCATGGTCGTAATACTGCCAACGGCGAGCGCTATGACATGAACGAGCTGACCGCCGCGCACAAGACCATGCCCATGCCAAGCACCGCGCGTGTGACCAATCTGGAAAACGGCCGCACCCTGATGCTGCGCGTGAATGACCGCGGACCGTTCGTCCCCGGGCGCATCATCGATATTTCGCGGCGTGGCGCCCAGCTCCTCGGATTTCACAAAAATGGCACAGCAAAAGTACGGGTCGAGTTTCTTGAATTTGCGCCATTGACCGTCATCGCCGACCGCGAGCAGCCGAAACGGCGCTTGGACACGGAGGAAGTGGTCGCAATGGAAAGCGAGCCCACCGTCGAACGCCCGGCAATCTCGAGCCAGTATCTGGACGCCCCCGAGAGCGAATTGGGCAGCAGCGGCAATGATGAATTATCCTCCACTTTGGGGCCGGAAAACGGCACCACGCTCACCGGCACGTTCGTTCAGATTGGCGCCTTTGCGGAGCGCGCCAATGCCGTCACCCTCGCGCGACAGCTGAGCGGGCTCTCGCGCAGCGTTATTTCCGCGGCCAATATCAACGGCCGCACTCTGTTCCGAGTGCGAATGGGGCCGATCGCCGACCTCGAACAGGCGGACAGCCTCCTGGCAAAAGTCATCGGGGCCGGACATAGCGATGCCCGCCTTATCGTGGCCCAATAA
- a CDS encoding D-alanyl-D-alanine carboxypeptidase, with product MRFSAASLISFILLAGAPSDGTAAFETSAAQMILVDDTTGAVMLEKNSDQPMFPASMSKLMTLYVVFEALTEGSLSLDAPLRVSEKAWRMGGSKMFVELNSRISVDDLLRGVIVQSGNDACIVLAEGIAGSEAQFVDLMNATAKKLGLNNSHFMNVTGWPDPQHVTTARDLAILAHSIIRNFPQFYSIFQEKNFTYNGIKQGNRNPLLYTYAGADGLKTGHTEASGYGLTASASRGGRRIIAVANGMSNVNERAHEVERILDHGFTEYSNYTLFKAGDIVEQVEVWLGDKVNVPLIINHDLTVTLSRSQRHELKVKVLAPGPVPAPVKMGTEIAKLVVTAGDRKPIELPLVAGTEIGRLSAFGRIGAAFNHLLWGEQTR from the coding sequence ATGCGATTCAGTGCCGCGAGCCTGATTTCCTTTATCCTGCTTGCTGGCGCACCGAGCGACGGCACAGCCGCGTTTGAGACTAGCGCCGCACAAATGATTCTCGTTGATGACACCACCGGGGCGGTGATGCTTGAGAAGAATTCAGACCAGCCCATGTTTCCGGCCTCGATGAGCAAACTGATGACCCTTTACGTCGTTTTCGAAGCATTGACGGAAGGGAGCCTGTCGCTCGACGCCCCGTTGAGGGTGAGCGAAAAAGCCTGGCGTATGGGCGGGTCTAAGATGTTCGTTGAGCTGAACAGCCGAATCTCGGTGGACGATTTACTGCGCGGCGTCATCGTGCAGTCCGGCAACGACGCTTGTATTGTGCTCGCCGAGGGCATTGCCGGATCGGAAGCGCAATTTGTCGATCTCATGAATGCGACAGCAAAAAAGCTTGGCCTCAACAACAGCCACTTCATGAATGTTACCGGATGGCCGGACCCGCAACATGTCACCACGGCGCGCGACCTAGCCATATTGGCACACAGCATTATTCGAAATTTTCCGCAGTTTTATTCCATATTTCAAGAGAAAAACTTTACCTATAACGGCATTAAGCAAGGCAACCGCAACCCTCTGCTTTATACCTATGCGGGCGCCGACGGCCTCAAGACCGGCCACACGGAGGCCTCGGGCTATGGTCTAACGGCGTCGGCAAGCCGGGGCGGCAGACGCATTATTGCGGTGGCGAATGGCATGAGTAACGTGAACGAACGAGCCCATGAGGTCGAACGCATTCTCGATCACGGCTTCACTGAATATTCCAACTACACCTTGTTCAAGGCCGGCGACATTGTCGAACAGGTCGAAGTGTGGCTGGGAGACAAAGTGAATGTGCCCTTGATAATTAATCATGACCTGACCGTGACCCTGTCGCGCAGCCAACGGCACGAATTAAAGGTTAAGGTGCTGGCGCCCGGGCCGGTACCCGCGCCGGTGAAAATGGGCACAGAGATCGCCAAACTGGTGGTCACCGCTGGCGACAGAAAACCCATCGAACTTCCGCTCGTGGCGGGAACTGAAATCGGCCGCCTGTCCGCCTTCGGGCGGATCGGCGCCGCGTTCAATCATCTGCTTTGGGGCGAGCAAACACGTTGA